One region of Rhodospirillaceae bacterium genomic DNA includes:
- a CDS encoding OmpA family protein, whose protein sequence is MNRYFKLALLGTALLAVTACAAPNREPDLSNIQANVDKTYEGDFGELLYNLNHAGDKARTAEEIKASIDADAPYLYTNLPLRQEGVQLAEEAAEHRAKAEAALNRFLDPIRARLAYLESLHVPQDVGPQKTSVYFDTGSAKIRESEAAAMTDAGNFLSQYPIAHVQIDAYTDTVGSTNANAALAKRRAKAVMDAMSDAGVPLAADVSVKAVGEAEGADNTESQENRRVDIIVQPHGTYNKGM, encoded by the coding sequence ATGAACCGTTATTTCAAACTCGCGCTGCTCGGCACGGCCCTTCTCGCCGTCACCGCTTGCGCCGCACCGAACCGCGAACCGGATCTGTCGAACATTCAGGCGAATGTCGACAAGACCTATGAAGGCGATTTCGGCGAGCTGCTCTATAACCTGAACCATGCTGGCGACAAGGCCCGCACGGCTGAGGAAATCAAGGCGAGCATCGATGCCGATGCGCCGTATCTCTACACCAACCTGCCGCTGCGTCAGGAAGGCGTCCAGCTCGCGGAAGAAGCCGCCGAGCATCGCGCCAAGGCCGAAGCTGCGCTCAACCGCTTCCTCGACCCGATCCGCGCGCGTCTTGCCTATCTCGAATCGCTGCACGTTCCGCAGGATGTCGGCCCGCAGAAGACCTCGGTCTACTTCGACACCGGCAGCGCCAAGATTCGTGAGAGCGAAGCTGCGGCGATGACCGATGCCGGCAACTTCCTCAGCCAGTATCCGATCGCCCACGTCCAGATCGACGCCTACACCGACACCGTCGGTTCGACCAACGCGAACGCCGCTCTGGCGAAGCGTCGTGCGAAGGCCGTCATGGATGCCATGTCCGATGCCGGCGTGCCGCTCGCGGCCGACGTCTCGGTCAAGGCCGTTGGCGAAGCCGAAGGCGCCGACAACACGGAGAGCCAGGAAAACCGTCGCGTCGACATCATCGTGCAGCCGCATGGTACCTATAACAAGGGCATGTAA
- the ccmE gene encoding cytochrome c maturation protein CcmE has protein sequence MKRKTLRLYLVLISLGLLGTATALVLNAFDRELVFFFSPSEIAAEQPAPGRVIRLGGLVETGSVTKLGDGATFSFRITDLKASTSIAYRGVLPDLFREGQGVVVQGTFNESGNFVASEVLAKHDENYLPPEVAKALKASGRWQEGAGTEASPVADPGTSGEGNSP, from the coding sequence ATGAAGCGCAAAACCCTGCGGCTCTATCTCGTCCTCATCAGCCTGGGCCTGCTCGGCACGGCGACCGCGCTGGTGTTGAACGCGTTCGACCGCGAGCTGGTGTTCTTCTTCAGCCCGAGCGAGATCGCCGCCGAACAGCCGGCACCCGGCCGCGTCATTCGACTGGGCGGCCTGGTCGAAACGGGCAGCGTCACGAAGCTTGGCGACGGCGCCACCTTCAGCTTCCGCATCACCGACCTCAAGGCCTCGACCTCGATCGCCTATCGCGGTGTGCTGCCGGATCTGTTCCGCGAGGGACAGGGTGTGGTGGTGCAGGGCACCTTCAACGAGAGCGGCAATTTCGTCGCCAGCGAAGTGCTGGCCAAACACGATGAGAACTACCTGCCGCCGGAAGTGGCCAAGGCCTTGAAGGCCTCGGGCCGCTGGCAGGAAGGTGCCGGCACCGAAGCAAGCCCGGTTGCCGATCCCGGCACTAGCGGTGAAGGAAACAGCCCGTGA
- a CDS encoding heme ABC transporter permease, protein MHRFANPGRFLRLANRIQPWLKALTALGFLLGLYLALWGSPPDYQQGETVRIMYIHVPAAWMALLAYLILGLASASALIWRHPLADIAAEAISPLGAAFTLLALITGSLWGKPMWGTYWVWDARLTSFLLLFFLYLGHMALLGAFDDRGRGQRSAAVLALVGLINLPIIKFSVDWWNTLHQPASIARMDGPSIDPSMLWPLFTMAAAFHVFLLAALIERMRTLLLEAKLRNQRLAAFDRVQAESFE, encoded by the coding sequence ATGCATCGTTTCGCCAATCCCGGCCGGTTCCTGCGCCTGGCCAATCGGATCCAGCCCTGGCTTAAAGCCTTGACAGCGCTGGGGTTTTTGCTTGGGCTATATTTGGCGCTGTGGGGCTCGCCGCCGGATTACCAACAGGGCGAGACGGTCCGCATCATGTATATCCATGTGCCGGCGGCCTGGATGGCACTGCTGGCCTATCTGATCCTGGGCCTTGCCAGCGCGTCGGCCCTGATCTGGCGGCATCCGCTGGCTGACATTGCGGCCGAGGCCATTTCGCCGTTGGGCGCCGCCTTCACGCTGCTGGCGCTCATCACCGGTTCGCTCTGGGGCAAGCCGATGTGGGGCACCTATTGGGTCTGGGATGCACGCCTCACCTCGTTCCTGCTGCTGTTCTTTCTTTATCTCGGTCACATGGCCCTGCTGGGCGCCTTCGACGACCGCGGCCGCGGCCAGCGTTCGGCGGCGGTGCTGGCTCTCGTTGGCCTCATCAATCTGCCGATCATCAAATTCTCGGTCGATTGGTGGAACACGCTGCACCAGCCGGCCTCGATCGCGCGCATGGACGGCCCCAGCATCGATCCATCCATGCTGTGGCCGCTCTTCACCATGGCGGCGGCGTTCCATGTCTTCCTGCTGGCCGCCCTCATCGAGCGCATGCGCACGCTGCTGCTGGAGGCGAAGTTGCGCAACCAGCGTCTCGCCGCCTTCGACCGCGTGCAGGCGGAGTCCTTTGAATGA
- a CDS encoding heme lyase CcmF/NrfE family subunit: MIIEIGHFALVLALVLALAQATLPLIGAQRGIRAWMALAKPAALGQFAFLLIAYGALVHAFVVADFSVLVVYQHAHSQTPLIYKIAAAWGQHEGSLLLWVLILAFFGALVAFFGDNLPPRLKARALAVQAMIGSAFILFALFTSNPFARLSPAPLEGQELNPLLQDPGLAFHPPMLYIGYVGFSMAFSFAVAALIEGKIDAAWARWVRPWTLLSWVCLTGGIALGARWAYYELGWGGWWFWDPVENASFMPWLMGTALLHSAIVVEKRDALKAWTLLLAILTFGFSLLGTFLVRSGVITSVHAFAQDPARGLFILGILALALGGSLTLFAWRAPSLKAGGLFAPVSREGSLMLNNLLLATATATVLLGTLYPLALDILGGGSVSVGTPYYTATFVPLAMPLVALAGIGPLLGWKRGDLKGALHRLWVAGGLAILAMGIALWIDFGKQALAAAGIGLGVWMLAATVTEWAERIRLFRIGLGASLRRAIHLPRAAYGMSLAHAGLAVAIIGITASSAWKSEEVRQMKPNDSLTIGSFSYVLQGVTPARGENYIAERAHFKVMKDGVFYTDLYPERRQYMVQPMPTTEAAIESHLFGDLYAVIGEGDGKGAWTVRIYEEPLVPWIWSGCLLMVLGGIVSLSDRRYRVGAPSRSNVAQALPAAGE, encoded by the coding sequence GTGATCATCGAAATCGGCCATTTCGCGCTGGTGCTCGCACTGGTGCTGGCACTGGCGCAGGCGACCCTGCCGCTGATCGGCGCCCAGCGCGGCATCCGCGCCTGGATGGCGCTGGCCAAGCCCGCGGCCCTCGGCCAGTTCGCCTTCCTGCTCATTGCCTATGGCGCGCTGGTGCATGCCTTCGTGGTCGCCGATTTTTCCGTGCTGGTGGTCTATCAGCATGCCCATTCGCAGACGCCGCTCATCTACAAGATCGCCGCCGCCTGGGGCCAGCATGAAGGCTCGCTGCTGCTGTGGGTTCTCATTCTCGCGTTCTTCGGCGCGCTGGTCGCGTTCTTCGGCGACAACCTGCCACCGCGCCTCAAAGCCCGCGCGCTCGCGGTGCAGGCGATGATCGGCAGCGCCTTCATCCTGTTCGCGCTCTTTACCTCGAATCCCTTCGCGCGCCTGTCGCCCGCCCCGCTCGAGGGGCAGGAACTCAACCCGCTGCTGCAGGATCCCGGCCTCGCCTTCCATCCGCCCATGCTCTACATCGGCTATGTCGGTTTCTCGATGGCGTTCTCCTTTGCCGTGGCAGCACTCATCGAAGGCAAGATCGACGCCGCCTGGGCACGCTGGGTCCGGCCCTGGACGCTTCTGTCCTGGGTATGCCTCACCGGCGGCATCGCACTGGGCGCGCGCTGGGCCTATTACGAACTGGGCTGGGGCGGCTGGTGGTTCTGGGATCCGGTCGAGAATGCGAGCTTCATGCCCTGGCTGATGGGCACCGCCCTCCTTCATTCGGCGATCGTGGTCGAGAAGCGCGATGCGCTCAAGGCCTGGACCCTGCTGCTCGCCATCCTCACCTTCGGCTTCTCGCTGCTGGGCACGTTCCTGGTCCGCTCCGGCGTCATCACCTCGGTCCATGCCTTCGCGCAGGATCCGGCGCGCGGCCTGTTCATCCTCGGCATCCTCGCCTTGGCGCTGGGTGGGTCGCTCACCCTCTTTGCCTGGCGCGCGCCGAGCTTGAAAGCGGGCGGCCTGTTCGCGCCGGTGAGCCGCGAAGGCTCACTGATGCTCAACAACCTGCTGCTGGCGACGGCGACCGCCACGGTGCTGCTCGGCACGCTTTATCCCCTCGCCCTCGATATCCTGGGTGGCGGATCGGTTTCGGTGGGGACGCCCTATTACACGGCGACCTTCGTGCCGCTGGCGATGCCGCTCGTCGCCCTGGCCGGCATCGGGCCGCTGCTGGGCTGGAAGCGTGGCGATCTCAAAGGGGCCTTGCACCGGCTGTGGGTGGCGGGAGGCCTTGCCATTCTCGCCATGGGGATCGCGCTGTGGATCGATTTCGGCAAACAGGCGCTGGCCGCGGCCGGCATCGGCCTCGGTGTCTGGATGCTGGCTGCCACCGTCACCGAATGGGCCGAGCGCATCCGCCTGTTCCGCATCGGGCTGGGTGCTTCGTTGCGGCGTGCCATCCATCTGCCGCGCGCGGCCTATGGCATGAGCCTCGCCCATGCGGGCCTGGCCGTCGCCATCATCGGCATCACCGCCTCCTCCGCCTGGAAGAGCGAGGAGGTGCGCCAGATGAAGCCCAATGACAGCCTCACCATCGGCAGTTTCAGCTATGTGCTGCAGGGTGTGACGCCGGCGCGCGGCGAGAACTACATCGCCGAGCGCGCGCATTTCAAGGTGATGAAGGACGGCGTGTTTTATACCGACCTCTATCCGGAGCGGCGGCAATACATGGTGCAGCCGATGCCGACCACCGAGGCCGCCATCGAATCGCATCTGTTCGGCGATCTTTATGCCGTGATCGGCGAGGGCGACGGCAAGGGTGCCTGGACCGTGCGCATCTATGAGGAACCGCTGGTGCCGTGGATCTGGTCGGGCTGCCTGCTGATGGTGCTGGGCGGCATCGTGTCGCTCAGCGACCGGCGCTACCGCGTGGGGGCACCGAGCCGCAGCAACGTGGCGCAGGCCCTGCCCGCGGCCGGCGAATAG
- the ccmD gene encoding heme exporter protein CcmD, protein MTDLGSFLAMGGYAAYVWPAYGAGVVILAAVWFDGQRRRRAVERALQAVAQSRENDA, encoded by the coding sequence ATGACAGATCTCGGCAGCTTCCTTGCGATGGGCGGCTATGCTGCCTATGTCTGGCCTGCCTATGGTGCCGGTGTCGTGATCCTGGCGGCGGTCTGGTTCGATGGCCAGCGCCGGCGCCGCGCCGTCGAACGCGCGCTGCAGGCTGTCGCCCAATCCCGCGAGAATGATGCCTAG
- a CDS encoding DsbE family thiol:disulfide interchange protein — MRRLFFILPLLCLAALVVLFWRGLDPARDPSSLPSVLIGKKIAAVNLPGLGGRPGINTAEFAGDVTVLNFFASWCAPCRAEHPLIQELKAMPGVRVVGITFKDAPADSEKYLAELGDPYAAIGVDETGRAGMEFGLTGVPETYVIDRDGIIRYRLAQPLDPGRLKDELQPLLLELTQ; from the coding sequence ATGCGCCGCCTGTTCTTCATCCTGCCGTTGCTGTGCCTGGCAGCCCTCGTCGTGCTGTTCTGGCGCGGGCTCGATCCCGCGCGCGATCCATCGAGCCTGCCCTCGGTCCTCATCGGCAAGAAGATCGCCGCGGTCAACCTGCCCGGATTGGGTGGTCGGCCCGGCATCAACACCGCGGAATTTGCGGGCGACGTCACGGTGCTCAATTTCTTTGCCTCCTGGTGCGCGCCCTGCCGAGCCGAGCATCCGCTCATCCAGGAACTCAAGGCGATGCCCGGCGTGCGCGTGGTCGGCATCACCTTCAAGGATGCGCCGGCGGATTCCGAAAAATACCTCGCTGAACTCGGCGATCCTTACGCGGCGATCGGCGTCGACGAGACCGGCCGCGCCGGCATGGAATTCGGCCTGACCGGCGTGCCGGAGACCTATGTCATCGACCGCGACGGCATCATCCGCTATCGCCTGGCGCAGCCGCTCGATCCCGGCCGCCTCAAGGACGAACTCCAGCCGCTGCTCCTGGAGCTCACGCAATGA